In Croceicoccus sp. Ery15, a genomic segment contains:
- a CDS encoding PTS sugar transporter subunit IIA → MIGLILVTHGDLAQEFVAAMEHVVGKQDRIVPVCIGPNDDMEARRSEIASAITEVNDGSGVIVLTDLFGGTPSNLAISLLETGKVEVIAGINLPMLIRLAGARNDMTVTDAVVAARDAGRNYITVASEFLGQDA, encoded by the coding sequence ATGATTGGCCTCATCCTGGTGACCCATGGTGACCTGGCGCAGGAATTTGTCGCTGCGATGGAACATGTGGTGGGCAAGCAGGACCGGATCGTTCCGGTCTGCATCGGCCCGAATGACGATATGGAAGCGCGTCGCAGCGAAATCGCCTCTGCCATTACAGAGGTGAATGACGGATCGGGCGTGATCGTGCTGACCGACCTGTTCGGCGGCACCCCGTCGAACCTTGCCATCTCGTTGCTGGAAACGGGCAAGGTAGAGGTGATCGCAGGCATCAACCTGCCCATGCTGATCCGCCTTGCCGGTGCGCGTAACGACATGACCGTGACCGACGCGGTCGTCGCCGCGCGCGATGCGGGTCGCAATTACATTACCGTCGCCAGCGAATTTCTGGGTCAGGACGCATGA
- the rapZ gene encoding RNase adapter RapZ — protein MTAESPTPPDSDLAESKKPTRILLVTGLLGAGKTTALRALEDLGWEPVDNFPVRLLPRLVSTAPGPGHDRSANENDPLAIGFDSRTRGFDPQRVIAEVDALARRDDIAVSTLFLDCGSEELERRYNETRRRHPMAGDRPVAAGIAAEREMMAPLRNWADVVVNTTSFSTNDLGRTIRELFAPSAPQGMTITVSSFGFARGMPPLADLVFDMRFLDNPHWVEDLRPLTGRDAPVADHIAGDPAWQDNFARIRDLVLSLVPLYEAQGKTYLHIAFGCTGGKHRSVFSAESMAQALRKTGHNPGVLHRNLDTGASDLVEGGTRAR, from the coding sequence ATGACTGCCGAATCGCCCACCCCGCCCGACAGCGATCTTGCCGAGAGTAAGAAGCCGACGCGCATCCTGCTGGTCACGGGCCTTCTGGGCGCAGGCAAGACCACTGCCTTGCGCGCGCTGGAGGATCTGGGCTGGGAACCGGTCGATAATTTCCCCGTCCGCCTGCTCCCCCGCCTCGTCTCGACCGCGCCCGGACCGGGCCATGATCGCAGCGCGAACGAAAACGACCCCCTTGCCATCGGCTTCGATTCGCGGACACGCGGTTTCGATCCGCAACGCGTGATCGCAGAAGTGGATGCGCTGGCGCGTCGTGACGACATTGCCGTTTCCACACTGTTCCTCGATTGCGGATCAGAGGAACTGGAGCGTCGCTATAACGAAACACGCCGCCGCCACCCGATGGCGGGGGACCGGCCGGTTGCAGCGGGCATCGCAGCGGAACGCGAAATGATGGCCCCTTTGCGTAACTGGGCCGATGTGGTGGTCAATACGACCAGTTTTTCGACCAATGACCTGGGCCGCACGATCCGCGAACTGTTCGCCCCCAGCGCGCCGCAAGGCATGACGATTACCGTGTCCAGTTTCGGCTTTGCGCGCGGCATGCCGCCGCTGGCCGATCTGGTGTTCGACATGCGTTTCCTCGACAATCCGCACTGGGTGGAAGATCTGCGCCCGTTGACGGGCCGCGACGCGCCGGTGGCCGACCATATCGCCGGCGATCCGGCATGGCAGGACAATTTCGCCCGCATCCGCGATCTCGTGCTCTCGCTGGTCCCGCTCTACGAAGCGCAGGGCAAGACCTATCTGCATATCGCCTTTGGCTGTACCGGCGGGAAGCACCGGTCGGTGTTCAGTGCGGAATCCATGGCACAGGCCTTGCGCAAAACGGGACACAATCCCGGTGTGCTGCATCGCAACCTTGACACCGGTGCAAGTGATCTGGTCGAAGGCGGGACGCGTGCGCGGTAA
- a CDS encoding RNA methyltransferase: protein MKTISGLSNPTVKYLRSLRDKKHRRREGVFLAEGLRLLTDARESGRVPHMLAMAEGRDPHPLLDALIAAVEEADGEVLAMSEAALAKITGKDNPQAVCGVFAEFDTSLDRLDRNAAPIFLAAQALRDPGNLGTMLRTADAVGAGGLVLIDDCADPFSVEAVRASMGAIFTVPLAMARWEEFLPWLRGGSGGQLVAASLRDAVNYRGAPYAAPCFLLVGNESRGLPEEYEMACDLRVTIPMLGRADSLNAAIAGAVLAYEALASLR, encoded by the coding sequence ATGAAGACCATCAGCGGCCTTTCCAATCCCACCGTCAAATATCTCCGCTCCCTGCGCGATAAAAAGCACCGGCGGCGCGAAGGCGTGTTTCTGGCCGAGGGGCTGCGCCTGTTGACCGATGCGCGCGAAAGCGGGCGCGTGCCGCACATGCTGGCCATGGCAGAGGGGCGCGATCCGCATCCCTTGCTCGACGCGCTGATCGCGGCGGTCGAGGAGGCCGACGGCGAGGTGCTGGCCATGTCGGAGGCCGCGCTGGCGAAGATCACCGGCAAGGATAATCCGCAGGCCGTCTGCGGCGTTTTCGCCGAGTTCGACACTTCGCTCGACCGGCTGGACCGCAATGCCGCGCCGATCTTTCTGGCCGCGCAGGCCCTGCGCGATCCGGGCAATCTGGGCACCATGCTGCGCACGGCCGATGCGGTCGGCGCGGGCGGACTGGTGCTGATCGACGACTGCGCCGATCCGTTTTCGGTGGAGGCCGTGCGCGCCAGCATGGGCGCGATCTTTACAGTCCCGCTCGCCATGGCCCGCTGGGAAGAGTTTCTGCCATGGCTGCGCGGCGGATCGGGCGGACAGCTGGTGGCGGCATCCTTGCGCGATGCGGTCAACTATCGCGGCGCGCCCTATGCCGCGCCCTGTTTCCTGCTGGTCGGCAACGAATCGCGCGGCCTGCCCGAAGAGTACGAGATGGCGTGCGATTTGCGCGTTACCATCCCGATGCTGGGGCGCGCCGACAGCCTGAATGCCGCCATCGCGGGGGCCGTGCTCGCCTATGAAGCGCTGGCCAGCCTTCGGTAA
- a CDS encoding HPr family phosphocarrier protein, protein MSDSGARFAREGDAPDMLCRKVMISNRRGLHARASAKFVGAVAELPAGTTVRVAREGNEAAGGSILGLMMLGAAKGDEIEIRTSGEAAQQAMDVLVALVEGRFGEE, encoded by the coding sequence ATGAGCGATTCCGGCGCCCGCTTCGCACGAGAAGGAGATGCGCCGGATATGCTTTGCCGCAAAGTGATGATTTCCAACCGTCGCGGCCTGCATGCACGCGCCAGTGCCAAATTCGTCGGCGCTGTGGCCGAATTGCCGGCAGGCACCACGGTCCGTGTCGCACGCGAAGGTAACGAGGCGGCGGGCGGATCGATTCTGGGCCTGATGATGCTGGGCGCGGCCAAGGGCGACGAGATCGAGATCCGCACTTCGGGCGAGGCTGCGCAGCAGGCCATGGACGTGCTGGTCGCACTGGTCGAAGGGCGTTTCGGCGAGGAATAA
- a CDS encoding HPr kinase/phosphorylase, protein MTLIAVPEHAASHQATVVAIGSRAILIEGEPASGKTSLALALIDRGAVLVGDDGVLLADMAGTLWAFPHPKTRGMVEIRNVGIVTMHAVPAPIALAITLTHDAPRHIDGVAQQLIGGVPIPSLTLWPDTPVIALRTEWALREHGLPLSGAIGDSNLR, encoded by the coding sequence ATGACCCTTATCGCCGTACCCGAACACGCAGCCAGCCATCAGGCCACCGTCGTCGCCATCGGCAGCCGCGCGATCCTGATCGAGGGCGAGCCCGCCAGCGGCAAGACCAGCCTTGCCCTTGCGCTGATCGACAGGGGCGCGGTGCTGGTGGGCGACGACGGTGTGCTGCTGGCCGACATGGCGGGCACGCTCTGGGCTTTTCCCCATCCGAAAACGCGGGGCATGGTGGAAATCCGCAATGTCGGCATCGTCACCATGCATGCCGTCCCCGCGCCGATCGCGCTGGCCATCACGCTGACGCATGATGCGCCGCGCCATATCGACGGGGTTGCCCAGCAACTGATCGGCGGCGTGCCGATCCCATCGCTGACCTTGTGGCCCGATACGCCGGTGATCGCCCTGCGGACGGAATGGGCATTGCGCGAACACGGGCTTCCGCTTTCGGGCGCAATCGGGGATAGCAATTTGCGATGA
- the rmuC gene encoding DNA recombination protein RmuC codes for MLAFIVAFVALVLGTALGWFFGSRPVADWRARHAERDAEAKALDEKFRSAIAELATMSERAERAAALDADLRAARQEADGLRVKIAEAARDRHNLAEREKLLVEAREALGKEFEALGNKALEGAQARFLERANERFEASEKANAEKIRALLSPVGERLDTYRKQVEELEAKRVDAFGQLSGLIEGMRKGQEDVRREAARLGNSLRNAPKARGRWGEQQLKNVLEHCGLAEHTDFHLEHSIDTEDGRLRPDAIVRIPGQKMLVIDAKVSLNAYQAAFEADNDDARDTALAQHAASMRTHVQQLGAKSYQSQFEEAPDYVVMFVPGEHFVAAALEADPTLWDFAFAKGVLLATPTNLVAIARTVAQVWRQDGLAKEAQEIGRMGGELYDRLAVAAEHMKRVGSGLETAVNNYNKFVGSFERNVLSAGRRLKDKHIEIGKREIEDVPQVESSPRYGHSDVPVLSQAENAAMPQPPHES; via the coding sequence ATGCTTGCTTTTATTGTTGCTTTCGTCGCGCTGGTGCTGGGTACAGCGCTGGGCTGGTTCTTCGGATCGCGGCCCGTTGCCGACTGGCGCGCGCGTCATGCGGAACGGGACGCAGAGGCGAAGGCGCTGGACGAGAAATTCCGCAGCGCCATTGCCGAGCTTGCGACGATGAGCGAGCGGGCCGAGCGTGCGGCCGCGCTCGACGCCGATCTTCGTGCGGCGCGGCAGGAAGCTGACGGGCTGCGCGTGAAAATCGCCGAGGCTGCGCGTGACCGGCACAATCTTGCCGAGCGCGAGAAGCTGCTGGTCGAAGCGCGCGAGGCGTTGGGCAAGGAGTTCGAGGCGCTGGGCAACAAGGCGCTCGAAGGCGCGCAGGCCCGTTTCCTCGAACGCGCGAACGAGCGGTTCGAGGCGAGCGAGAAGGCCAATGCCGAAAAGATCCGCGCGCTGCTGTCGCCGGTGGGCGAACGGCTCGACACCTATCGCAAGCAGGTCGAAGAGCTTGAGGCGAAGCGCGTCGATGCGTTCGGCCAGCTGTCCGGCCTGATCGAAGGGATGCGCAAGGGGCAGGAAGACGTGCGGCGCGAAGCGGCGCGGCTGGGCAATTCGCTGCGCAACGCGCCCAAGGCGCGCGGCCGATGGGGTGAGCAGCAATTGAAGAATGTGCTCGAACATTGCGGCCTTGCCGAACATACCGATTTTCACCTCGAACATTCGATCGATACCGAAGACGGACGGCTGCGCCCCGATGCCATCGTCCGCATTCCGGGGCAGAAAATGCTGGTGATCGATGCCAAGGTGTCGCTGAACGCCTATCAGGCTGCGTTCGAGGCGGATAATGACGACGCGCGCGACACGGCTTTGGCGCAACATGCGGCATCCATGCGCACCCATGTGCAGCAATTGGGCGCAAAATCGTACCAAAGCCAGTTCGAGGAAGCGCCCGATTACGTCGTGATGTTCGTACCCGGAGAGCATTTCGTCGCCGCCGCGTTGGAAGCCGATCCGACCCTTTGGGACTTTGCATTTGCAAAAGGTGTGCTGCTGGCGACGCCGACGAACCTCGTGGCTATTGCACGGACCGTCGCACAGGTCTGGCGTCAGGACGGGCTTGCGAAAGAGGCGCAGGAGATCGGCCGGATGGGCGGTGAGCTGTATGACAGGCTAGCCGTCGCGGCCGAGCATATGAAGCGCGTCGGGTCCGGGCTTGAGACAGCAGTCAACAATTACAACAAGTTCGTCGGTTCGTTCGAGCGTAATGTGCTGTCGGCGGGTCGGCGGTTGAAGGATAAGCATATCGAAATCGGCAAGCGCGAGATCGAAGATGTGCCGCAGGTCGAGAGTTCTCCGCGTTACGGTCACAGCGATGTGCCTGTCTTGTCTCAGGCAGAGAATGCTGCAATGCCGCAGCCTCCGCATGAGAGCTGA